A single window of Eucalyptus grandis isolate ANBG69807.140 chromosome 1, ASM1654582v1, whole genome shotgun sequence DNA harbors:
- the LOC104432348 gene encoding LOW QUALITY PROTEIN: protein DETOXIFICATION 53 (The sequence of the model RefSeq protein was modified relative to this genomic sequence to represent the inferred CDS: deleted 1 base in 1 codon), translating into MCSTSKSAETISRDRFDGLKEEVAKEEEEEEEEEEEEEDDSDDGECNSEEETMRGSREGRFLHRLSQRFPVIAALEKLPLNQAGEELQSLMKIACPIVMTTLLIFSRSVISMLFLSHLGKDELAGGSLALGFSNITGNSILKGLAIGMDPICAQAFGAKRWSVMSQTYQKTLCLMLLVCVPISALWLNMESIFSWLGQDLEITRIAQVYMVFSIPELFAQACLHPLRIFMRTQGVTTPLTIACVWSVILHLPINYFLVVYLGLGVKGVSLALGWNTINLNLGLLIYLATSDTILKPWHGASLPSILQGWRPLLALALPSCVSVCLEWWWYEIMLFLCGLVSNPKASVAAMGILIQTTGLLYTFPFALSSGLSARIGQALGAGHPSRAQLITIIGIAAAVAFGLTALVFMIAIRSVWGRIYTDDPQILKLVSSALPILGLCELGNSPQTASCGVLTGTARPNVGARINLFSFYVVGLPVAVLTTFQFKVGFRGLWFGLLASQISCVCLMTYTLIQTDWKHQVKRADELTMVPNTGDPNAGDQNDLESGLLPDQ; encoded by the exons ATGTGCTCAACTAGCAAATCTGCTGAAACTATAAGCAGAGACCGTTTTGATGGCTTAAAGGAAGAAgtagcaaaagaagaagaggaagaagaagaagaagaagaagaagaggaagacgaCAGTGATGATGGTGAGTGTAACAGTGAAGAAGAAACAATGAGAGGATCAAGAGAAGGCAGATTCTTGCACAGGCTTTCGCAGAGATTCCCAGTCATTGCCGCTCTTGAAAAGCTCCCCTTGAACCAG GCTGGAGAGGAATTACAGTCGCTCATGAAGATCGCGTGCCCAATCGTGATGACCACACTGCTCATCTTCTCAAGGTCGGTGATCTCCATGCTCTTCCTTAGCCACCTCGGCAAGGATGAGCTGGCCGGCGGGTCCCTAGCCCTTGGCTTTAGCAACATTACGGGCAACTCAATCCTGAAGGGCCTTGCGATAGGCATGGACCCAATCTGTGCCCAGGCCTTCGGGGCGAAGCGGTGGTCAGTCATGAGCCAGACGTACCAGAAGACCCTGTGCCTGATGCTCCTTGTGTGTGTCCCGATCTCGGCCCTCTGGCTCAACATGGAGTCAATCTTCTCCTGGCTCGGCCAGGACCTGGAGATCACCCGCATTGCCCAGGTCTACATGGTGTTCTCAATCCCTGAGCTCTTTGCCCAGGCTTGCCTCCATCCATTGAGAATCTTTATGAGGACTCAGGGCGTGACCACACCCCTCACAATAGCCTGTGTCTGGTCGGTGATCCTGCACTTGCCCATCAACTACTTCCTGGTGGTCTACTTGGGCCTCGGTGTGAAGGGTGTGTCGCTCGCCCTCGGTTGGAACACAATTAACCTCAAT CTCGGCCTGCTCATCTACCTGGCCACATCAGACACGATCCTGAAGCCGTGGCACGGGGCCAGCCTCCCCTCAATCCTCCAGGGGTGGCGGCCGCTTCTGGCCCTGGCCTTGCCGAGCTGTGTCTCAGTGTGCCTCGAGTGGTGGTGGTACGAGATCATGCTCTTCCTCTGTGGCCTGGTCAGCAACCCCAAGGCCTCAGTCGCAGCAATGGGAATATTGATTCAAACGACCGGGTTGCTGTACACATTCCCGTTTGCACTCAGCTCGGGCCTGTCCGCACGCATTGGGCAGGCCCTGGGCGCGGGGCACCCATCCCGAGCCCAGCTCATAACTATTATCGGGATTGCCGCAGCGGTCGCCTTCGGGCTCACCGCCCTCGTCTTCATGATCGCCATCCGGTCGGTGTGGGGCCGGATCTACACAGACGATCCACAGATCCTCAAATTGGTCTCCTCTGCACTCCCGATCCTTGGCCTTTGTGAGCTCGGGAACTCCCCTCAAACCGCATCCTGTGGGGTCCTGACGGGGACAGCCCGACCCAACGTCGGGGCCCGCATAAACCTGTTCTCGTTCTACGTGGTCGGACTGCCCGTCGCGGTGCTCACCACGTTCCAATTCAAAGTCGGGTTCCGTGGTCTGTGGTTCGGACTACTGGCATCCCAGATCTCCTGTGTGTGCTTGATGACTTACACATTGATTCAGACGGATTGGAAGCATCAGGTCAAGAGGGCCGACGAGCTGACAATGGTCCCTAACACTGGAGACCCTAACGCTGGAGACCAGAATGACTTAGAGTCCGGCCTGCTCCCTGATCAGTGA